A stretch of DNA from Endozoicomonas sp. 8E:
CAAATGACATAATTGCACGCCAGAAGCGTTTGGTAAATAAAGCAGGTGTATCCATGAATGATTATCTTTCGAAGATGCAAACTGCAATCGGATTAAATATTGGTGCTCAGGAGGAGTTTTCCAGACTTTGCGAAGTGCCACATAAAACCAACCAGTTTAATCTAGCCTTGCGACGACTTAAGCAAGTTGATGTACAACGGTATCTCGATTTACCCGACCACCAAGTTGTCTCGTTTTCACTAAAGGATAGGTTGTCAAATAGTGGCAATGTTGGTGCGGTTTATGGTCGTATATACAGTGAAGTTCTGGAAGTTGAAGAATTGTGTATCAGTTGCCGTGCTTTGGGTCGAGGAATAGAAGATTTTTTAATCACTCAAGCACTCGCAGCAATCATAGATAATAGCGATGATACGATCAATACGCTGCGATTTAGTTACCGAATCGGGCCACGTAACCAGCCAGCACTTACATGGTTAAAAAAATATCTCTCATTAGAGGAAAATATAATCAGCGTGAGTGGTGGTAAGGTAGAAGAACCAATTAATTCAGTAGACCAGTCTATCGCTGATTTTAATGATAAAATCAACACCTTTAGCAAACTACCTATAAACATTTATAGCCAGACTTCTTTTTAAATAAATCATCATGAAAAAAAGTGAAATTGAACAACAAGTAGCAGAGATATTTACTCTCTTAATGAAAAAAAATGTATTGATACAAGAAGACATTATCCGAGAATTAGATCCAAAGTGGGACTCACTAATGCATTTAGAGCTTGTGTTGACCCTTGAGAATACATTTAATCTTCATTTTTCTGCAGAACAGATAGACAAGCTCATATCGAAGTCAGCTGTCATAAGTGAGGTCATTGAATGCAATGGCACAAACTGAAACAATCACAGGCTTTGGCCTGCGGTTGCGCTGCGTTACTGAAAATGACGCAAAAGAAATTTTGAATTTACGTACAGATCCAAGTTTGACAAAATTCATACCGGCACTCTGCAATGATGAAGCAAAGCAGCGATCGTGGATTGAGCGTCAGAAGAGTACTCCTCACGACTACTACTTTGCCATTGAGAAGTTAAATACTTCCACACATCCCCCGGAGGGATTTATCGGACTCTACAATATTGATTGCAAAAAGAAATACGGTGAGTGGGGTCGCTGGATAGTTCGTCCGAGATCATTGGCAGCCTACGAGTCAGCGTACTTGATCTATCAATTTGGCTTTGATTCACTGAGGTTGAATCTGCTTTACAGTCAAACTATTCGAGAAAATACAAGTGTTGTCTTATTTCATGAGAAGTGTGGTTGTGATCGTGTTTCAGATGTTCCGAAACGTTTTGTTGTGCATGGTAGAGCGAGGAATGTTACACGTCATGAAATGACATTAAAAAAATGGCAACAAGTAAAAGAAAACTTTCGATCAGTGGCTGCCAAATATTCAGAATTTATATTGAGGCATTAGATATGCAATCTAACGGTTTCTGGTTATTTCATCACCTTGGCGTTGCGTGTAAATCAGTTGAGCAAGAAGCGATAGTTTGGGAGAAAGTGGGCTACAGCAGAAAAGGTGAGGCATTTGTAGATCCAATCCAAGGCGTGCGTGGTGAGTTCTGGGTAGGTCCAGGACCTTGTTTGGAATTTTTAGAGAATTTAGATTGTCGAGATGTATTAAATCCATGGATAAATAAAGGTATAAAAATTTATCACCAAGCTTTTATTGTCAATGACATCCATGAACAAATTGAAAGAGTCAAATTTAATGGAGCTGTACTAGTTCAGGAGCCAACCAAATCTGTTGCATTTCATGGAAAAGAAATTGCATTCGTTTTTTTGAAAAATATGTCAATGATTGAGTTTATTCAAAGATAAAGGACAAAGGTTAAATGAATCATTTTCTTGAAATTGGTAGCTTTCTAGATGAATATCCTTGGAAAACAGTTGACATAAATTCCGGCGATTTTGTCGTGGATATCAATACTGGCCGAATTAATGTTGAGGATAGCTCTGTAAGCCGCATAAACTGCTCTCATCTCATTGAGCACCTCGATTACTCAGGTAGTCGGAATTTCTTTAGGGAGATATATCGAATACTGAATGATGAAGGGGTGGCATCTATAGTCGTACCCAACACAGATTCGAATTCGTGGTGGAAAGGCTTCTTCGAACATTATGATTTAAGGATGAATGCATTTTTCTTTAGATCTATCTCTAGAGCGGATTCAAGTCAATTGATTGATAAGACTGAGATGTGGCCTGACTATGACGGTCATCCGTTTGGAATGTTGATGGGCTATACACAAGAGAGCTTTGACTTTGATATACTTGCAATCAAGAGTTTCAATACAAAATCATACTGTCTGCTCGAAGGCGAGGCGAAAAGGTATGTTGACCTCAACTTGTATAACACCGTTGACTCTTACCGAGTATTTCTTAAAAAGAGAGTGCCTAATTGCGAGGTCCATAGCTTTGATTATATGAATCATTTGGTTCAGCTTCCAAATTATGAATTTTTACGTGATATGGATTATGTTTTTACGAAGGTTCGCGCTTTCTTGGATTTTTCTGATCTCGCAATAAATCAGTTTGGCACATTTGCTAACCATAGAGCGTACATGCACCATCAGTTCTTTTATTTATATGACTTTCTTGAAAAATTCGATGATATTTATGCATCCTTGGAAAAGGAGTTCAATAAATTTGCAGAGTATGATAAAGGCAAAAATCCAGAAAAAATGATCATGTTACGTTCGAGCATAGATTTATGCCGTGAAAGAATGACACTTTTATTAAGAAATATAGAAACATTCAAAAAGCTACCTGGCTTGCAAGCTTCAATTTAATAGCCCGTAACGCGGTGCAAGCTCAATTGAAAAATAATTACTCTGCAAACTTCAATTTACAGGAATCTCTTTGTATCCATACCTCAAATAAAAGACTGATAATTTCATCAAGCTTATTCAGCCGTGGAGCCGTGGCGTAACATTACTAGGCATTTGAGGTAAACAGTTGACTTAATTTGCAATCAATAGTTAAACAGTTACATTTTCTGATGAATAAGGATGGTGTCACCGTACTTCAAAGTAAATCAATTGCTACGTCTAGAAAGATTGGTAAAATTAATATGTTTTTTTACATTATAAAATCGGAATGGAAAGAATTTTATACCTATCAAAATATTTGGATTTATCTTTCCATCTCTGACTTAAAAAGTAGATTTCGACGCTCAAAACTGGGTATAGGTTGGCCAGTGTTGCAGCAATTGGCTTTTTCCATTGGGGCGGGCATTATATGGGCTGCAGTCTTTCACCTCAAGCCAGAAGACTTTATTCCCTTTTTGACGCTCGGCTTTTCGATCTGGGGATTTATTGCCGCATCATTGACGGAGGGTTGTTCGTCGTTTGTCGTCGCGCACGGCTATCTTAAGCAACTACCCCTACCGCAGTCAATTTTTATTTTTCGGACATTACTTACTCAACTTATCTTCATGGTTATCGGCTTGATGACAGCAATGGGCATACTGCTATATTTTGGCAAGCTAACTATGTTCGGGCTATTTTTTGCGGTACCAGGTGTTTTAATTCTGATCATTTACGCCTATGGCGCTATTGGATCGCTGGCCTACCTGGGCCTTCGTTACCGTGATCTTCAGCATGGTTTGACTGGAATTTTGAGCCTACTGTTCGTTGTTACTCCAGTTATTTACCCATCAGAAGTGCTGATCAACAAAGGAATTGCAATTGCCATTTATGGCAATCCATTCGCTTCTCTGATAGAGATTGTCAGATTTCCGATTCTTAACGGTGAGTTCGCTTCTTCGTCCCACTACTTTTTGGCTACCCTTTTTGCTCTGGTGTTGGTTTTCCTCCGTTTCCGGCTCGGTTCGCGTTGGAGCCGTTTCGTAGCTTTTTGGTCATAATCAAGCTAAAAATTCTTGATTGATAACCGACTTGCGCATTCAGATAAAGTGTGACCGCGAATGCTGGTAGGCGTTAAAATGGTTTCTGGCTGATAGTAGACATTTTTGGCTGATTTCAGAAACGGTCTTCACGATGAGCCAGAATATGCAGTTAACTCTAAACTCGTGGAGGAAAATTGAAAGAAATAAAAGTCTACGTGGTTGAACACTATTAATTTACCACTGCATCAGGTAAGTACCCAGGCTTTGACTTATTACGGTGTATCGCAGTTATATCTGTAACTCTCTATCATTTTGGTTTATTTGGCTTTAAGTTTGGTTTTCTCAGTGTTGACTTATTTTTTACAGTTTCTGGATTTTCAATAGGTGGGATCATTATTGAACAGCTCAATAAAAACAATTTCTCATTTTCAAGTTTTTATAAAAACCGTTTTTTGAGAATTTACCTAACTTACTTGTTTTTTATTCTTTTAAAAATTGGTTTTAAAGTTGGATTTGGGTATATGTTTTAAGATACTGTTCTTGGTATAAGGTGCCTTTTTTCTGTATTAACCCTCACACAAACTACACTACCCTATTACCTCTTTGACTATGGGTTCACTATAGATCATCGATTCGTCCCAGAAGGGTCATGGCCTTTAGTTATTGAGGAGCATTTTTACTTTATAGTACCATTATTGCTCTTAGGTTTCTGGAGAATTGGCCGGTGGCAAACGATTATAACATTCACACTCTTGGCTATGGTTATGGCATTTTTTGTTCGTACATGGACGACATCTCAATTTCAAGCAAACAATCCGAACTGGTACTTTGCTAACTATATTCAATTTCATTCTCGTTTTGATCAGTTAGCGGCAGATTTACTTGCCGCAGTTATTATACGGAAATTTAAACCCAATTCAGAATTCATGCTCATACTGAGTATGGGCATATTATCATGGATGGTATTCTATCTTTACTCAAATCAGAAATTATGATCGGCACCTCAGCTGATGACTTGGGAAACTATCTATTTTCCAAGCCTGCTATCGATTGCATTTGCCTCATTAGTAATTGCCTGTTGTCACTTTGACCTAAAGTCAAAGTTTATAGTTTTTGTCGGCAGATAATCATTGCCAATGTACCTCGGTCATTTATTTGTACTAGCAATTTACAAACAAAGTCTGATGTTCACTAATCCACTAAACCACTAAACCACTAATCTATGGTAGCTATGCACCATCAAATTATGCAGTAGTTTTTTGTGCACTATTATTTGCATACTTTGTGTCACTACTGATTGAATATCCATTCATTCGTATTTACAAGAATGTACAACAACATAAGGGTTTGTACCCTTTGGAACGTAGCTCTATGCAAAGCAGGCTTAGCTCGCGTATGAGGCGTTTCGTGGCGTTTTGGCCATGATCGAACTAAAAAATGTTACCATTGATTACCCTCTTGACCTTGAAGATGGCGCCAGTCTGAAAAGTGCCTTACTTAATGTTTTTAGAAAGAACCAAAAACAATCAAAGTCTTACTACAGGGCACTTGATAACGTTTCACTAAGAATTTGCAGAGGTGAACGAGTGGGATTGATCGGACTTAATGGGGCCGGCAAGAGCACCATGTTACGCGTTATGTCTGGCATATTTCAGCCCAGCCATGGAGCAGTCAAAATTGTCGGTCGAGTTTCACCGCTACTTGATTTCGCAACGGGATTAGAATTGCACCATACCGGCATCGAAAACATACGCATACGTTTGATGTTTTTAGGTGAGTCACCAAAAGAGATTGATCGCAAGATTAGTGAAATTGCCGAATTCTCAGAGCTTGGTGAATTCATACACATGCCAGCCAGAACATATTCGGCAGGTATGTTTATGCGCCTTGCATTTGCAACTTCTACCGCGATCAATCCTGAAATGCTTATCGCAGATGAGGTGGTCGGTGCAGGTGATGCTCAGTTCGCTGAGAAGGCGAAACAACGCATTGAAGAACTGTTGTCAGGTGAACGGACAACCGTTTTGAGTTCGCATTCAATGGATCTCATTCGTACTTTCTGTAACCGTGTGATTTGGTTACATAACGGTAGAATTATTGCAGATGGGCAGTGTGAAGAGATTATCAAAGATTACGAGCTACGGGCACCAATTATAGGGCGTGAAACGGGGAAAAAGGATGAATGCGTAAATGCTTATTCTTGATATTGGTTGTGGTAGAAAAAAGATAGCGGGCGCTGTTGGAATTGACTTTTCGCAAATGTGCAACGCTGATGTTGTTCTTGATCTCAACCATGGACGTCTGCCATACGACGACAATAGTGTCGACTTTATCTTCTCCTCACATACCCTGGAACACTTGATTCTGGATGGTTTTGTTCACGTGATGAGGGAGAGTTACCGTGTTCTTCGGGCTGGGTCGCAATTCAAAATAGTTGTACCTTACTACCCAAGTACAGCTAATTTTGCCAACCTTCTTCATAATAACAACATTTGTTTTAATGAACACACATTCAGATTTTTCTCTTCGGAGACTGAGCGCGAGGCTATTTCGAAGGACGAATACCAGTCGCCCAGCTGTCAGCACTGGGGTCTTCGTTATTCTTCCAATAACGAAATAGGCATTGAGTTCATAACGCTGCGAATCGATAAATTTTACTTACCCCTCTATTCGGAGCAGAGTGAGCCGGTTAAAGCAGCATGTTCATCGAAATTAAATGTGGCAGTAAAGATCAGTAATTCACTACAAGCAATAAAGCTATGCCCTATCAGACCAAGTGCTGGCCCTGTTTCGTCACCCAGTGACTCCCATATCTTTGTTGAACGACAGCTGTCATTTCTATCAAAGCAGCTGACTTATCTGAACGATCTGGGATTTACTTTTGAGCCAGAAATTGAACGAGGTCGACAGCTCTGTACAAGCCAGAGAGTTGCAGGGGGAGGACTGTACAGCACTGGATTTGTCTTAACTCCTGTCAATTTCTTAGTCCACGAGCTTGACTATGTTATTCAAGCCCTTCGACGCCTAATAGACAACCAATCAAACAGATAACCGATTGGGAATTGCTGAACGGTGAATGTATTAGCAATCCTTCCTGGATTTATTCCAAGCACAATCATTGGAATACTTAAACCTCTTGCAAAACTTGAACAACAGGGTGAAATCAAGTTACGTGTTCGACTTCATAAATTATCCCTTTTTATCTCTTATGATATTAAGTGGTGCGATGTAGCTGTTTTTTGTCGAAACTGTGAATGTGAGGATCTTTCTGTACTTTATGAATTAAAGAAAATGGGTAAGAAAGTTGTCTATGAGATAGACGATAACTTTGAGGAAATCCCACTGACTACTGAAATAGGCATCTACCACCGTTCTTTTTTTCGGCTCCACGTTCTAAAGCGTTTTTTTGAACTCAGTGACGTGACGCGTGTTTACTCCAAGCGCATGTTTCAACGGGCCACTGCTCATGGTGCACATCCACAACTCATTCGAGGTTACTTTGATGAATCGATGTTTGACGGATTATCTAGACGACCATCTGACGGCATTGTGAGAATCGCCTACCCAACAGGACGGATTGATGACCAGAAATTAGAAAAGCTAATTTTCACGGCGTTACAGTTAATACTTGCAAGGTTTTCTGAAAGAATTGAGGTACACCTTTGGCGCAAGTCATTACCGGAGGAACTCCGCGGGGTTAAAGGGGTCGTACTCCACAGTATCACAAGACGCTACGACCGTTTTATTCGATCGTTTTATCAGGCAGGTTTCGATATTGGTCTAGCTCCCGGTATTGATAACCCGTTTTTTCACTCTAAAACAAATAATAAATATCGTGAGTTTGCTGGATGTGGAATTGCTGGCGCTTATAGCAATATTTTACCCTATTCGGACTCTGTAATACATGAGCATTCCGGTCTGCTGGTCGGTAGTACACCAAATGAGTGGGCAACGGCTATCGAGCGTTTGGTGCTCAATGACGATTTGCGAAGCCGTATTATTAAAAATGCCACTAATGATGTATTGTCCAACTACAGTTTTAAAAAATTCGTTCAAAGCTGGCGTTTATGTTTGTTCCAACGATTATTACAAAAAAATGAATCACCTGAATGGTTATTTTCGCCAAAGCAAGTTACTGTCTTCAATTTGGTCCAATTTCCAAATAAACAAAGTAAAACCGACCAACGTTATGAATATTTTCACCTAGCAATGAAAATGCTGCCAAATTCGCTGTTTGAGCAATTTAACGGCGCTGCTAGTTATCTGAAGTCAGGCTGCAAAAAAAAAGTTTGTGCAAGCATATTTCTAATTAATAATGATGCAGACATTAGGCTAATTGCTAAGCTTCTTCCGGTAACAACATCCGCAATCATTGATACAGTAGCTTATGAAGGTGACATAGAGAAAGCTATTGGCAAGTTATGGTACTGCGCAACAAACTTGCCAATCAGTTTCATAGTTTCAACTAAACAAGCTAAGGTGTCACTAATTATCCAAAGCTGGCCGGGTTTGGTTCTAACCGTTGAACCGGAAGAGCCGTCTATTTCTCACGAGTTCTCACTGTCTGGATATCCGGCAGCATATTTGGATTTACTAGAGAAGCATATCCGCTACGCTCCGCTTATGATAAAATCAACACGAATTGTAAAATTCATTGATAGAACAGCACACCGCTATCAGATATGGAAGACACGCTTCGAAAGCTTGACCATGTTCATCAAGTTACTACTAGGTTCCAGAAAATTTTGATGGGTTAACCAAGTACTCCAGCAAAAGTGCCTTTTTTACAAATTCTTTACTTCAAACGATGCCAGACTACAGAGGTCACTGACGAGTGAGGGTTCTGAATCTTGACTCAGCAACCTAAAACCTCTGTTACATACTGCGAAAAATCCGGTTACATACCCCAGGAAAAAATCATGAATACCCCTGAAATTATTGACCTGTAGCTTATATTTATTTCCTTTGTAATACGTCT
This window harbors:
- a CDS encoding ABC transporter ATP-binding protein, whose protein sequence is MIELKNVTIDYPLDLEDGASLKSALLNVFRKNQKQSKSYYRALDNVSLRICRGERVGLIGLNGAGKSTMLRVMSGIFQPSHGAVKIVGRVSPLLDFATGLELHHTGIENIRIRLMFLGESPKEIDRKISEIAEFSELGEFIHMPARTYSAGMFMRLAFATSTAINPEMLIADEVVGAGDAQFAEKAKQRIEELLSGERTTVLSSHSMDLIRTFCNRVIWLHNGRIIADGQCEEIIKDYELRAPIIGRETGKKDECVNAYS
- a CDS encoding VOC family protein, whose product is MQSNGFWLFHHLGVACKSVEQEAIVWEKVGYSRKGEAFVDPIQGVRGEFWVGPGPCLEFLENLDCRDVLNPWINKGIKIYHQAFIVNDIHEQIERVKFNGAVLVQEPTKSVAFHGKEIAFVFLKNMSMIEFIQR
- a CDS encoding class I SAM-dependent methyltransferase; amino-acid sequence: MLILDIGCGRKKIAGAVGIDFSQMCNADVVLDLNHGRLPYDDNSVDFIFSSHTLEHLILDGFVHVMRESYRVLRAGSQFKIVVPYYPSTANFANLLHNNNICFNEHTFRFFSSETEREAISKDEYQSPSCQHWGLRYSSNNEIGIEFITLRIDKFYLPLYSEQSEPVKAACSSKLNVAVKISNSLQAIKLCPIRPSAGPVSSPSDSHIFVERQLSFLSKQLTYLNDLGFTFEPEIERGRQLCTSQRVAGGGLYSTGFVLTPVNFLVHELDYVIQALRRLIDNQSNR
- a CDS encoding GNAT family N-acetyltransferase, which produces MAQTETITGFGLRLRCVTENDAKEILNLRTDPSLTKFIPALCNDEAKQRSWIERQKSTPHDYYFAIEKLNTSTHPPEGFIGLYNIDCKKKYGEWGRWIVRPRSLAAYESAYLIYQFGFDSLRLNLLYSQTIRENTSVVLFHEKCGCDRVSDVPKRFVVHGRARNVTRHEMTLKKWQQVKENFRSVAAKYSEFILRH
- a CDS encoding glycosyltransferase, producing MNVLAILPGFIPSTIIGILKPLAKLEQQGEIKLRVRLHKLSLFISYDIKWCDVAVFCRNCECEDLSVLYELKKMGKKVVYEIDDNFEEIPLTTEIGIYHRSFFRLHVLKRFFELSDVTRVYSKRMFQRATAHGAHPQLIRGYFDESMFDGLSRRPSDGIVRIAYPTGRIDDQKLEKLIFTALQLILARFSERIEVHLWRKSLPEELRGVKGVVLHSITRRYDRFIRSFYQAGFDIGLAPGIDNPFFHSKTNNKYREFAGCGIAGAYSNILPYSDSVIHEHSGLLVGSTPNEWATAIERLVLNDDLRSRIIKNATNDVLSNYSFKKFVQSWRLCLFQRLLQKNESPEWLFSPKQVTVFNLVQFPNKQSKTDQRYEYFHLAMKMLPNSLFEQFNGAASYLKSGCKKKVCASIFLINNDADIRLIAKLLPVTTSAIIDTVAYEGDIEKAIGKLWYCATNLPISFIVSTKQAKVSLIIQSWPGLVLTVEPEEPSISHEFSLSGYPAAYLDLLEKHIRYAPLMIKSTRIVKFIDRTAHRYQIWKTRFESLTMFIKLLLGSRKF
- a CDS encoding ABC transporter permease — protein: MNKDGVTVLQSKSIATSRKIGKINMFFYIIKSEWKEFYTYQNIWIYLSISDLKSRFRRSKLGIGWPVLQQLAFSIGAGIIWAAVFHLKPEDFIPFLTLGFSIWGFIAASLTEGCSSFVVAHGYLKQLPLPQSIFIFRTLLTQLIFMVIGLMTAMGILLYFGKLTMFGLFFAVPGVLILIIYAYGAIGSLAYLGLRYRDLQHGLTGILSLLFVVTPVIYPSEVLINKGIAIAIYGNPFASLIEIVRFPILNGEFASSSHYFLATLFALVLVFLRFRLGSRWSRFVAFWS